The sequence AACAGCGACTTGTGTCAAGGAGGTGATACAGATAACCACGGGGAGGATATCCCTTGAAGGCGAAGCATTATCTGCTCCCGAGAACATGCCGCGATTCGAGGAGCTCAAAAGGAGTTTAGCGATTCATGCAGAGATCAGTAAATAGAGAACGGTTAGTGCGAGCGCGACGGAGATGGGTGGCGGTAGGCTGGCATCCCCCAAAAGATTGATGTGCTGACCCTGGGTAACCACTATCTTATGCTGGGCGCGTAGCCGCAAACAGCGTGCGCCGGAAGCCATAGAAGATCGGGCTGGAAGGGAAACGCTGGCGCAGTTTCTGGCGATAGCGTTCCAGAAACCGCCCCTGCATCTCTTCAGAGAAACGCTCGAAATAGGGTACCAGCGCCGTCCCCGATACCCAATCAACCAGCGCGTCGGCATCCTGAAGCACATGGGGATAAATCTTCTCGAAAACGATCAAATCTTCGCCGCCCTGCGCGTAGAGCAGTTCAGCATACTCCTCAATCGAAAGCACCGGAACAGGCCGACTCCAGCCGTTGAGCGCCTGGGCAAACGGTTCCTCGTGGACGGTCTCGCTTATCAGCGTGTGCGTCGGGTGGCTATAGTTGGAGGGAAGCTGCACAACCAGGTGCCCGCCTGGGCGCAGCAGCGAAAAGAGCCGGGGGATGAGCCTCTGATGATCGTTGACCCAGTGAATGGCTGCATTGGAAAAGATCAGATCCCACTCGCCTGCGGCTCGCGCACCCGCGCCCACTGCCTCTTCAATCGCGCCCAACTCAAAGCGCAAACCAGGGCGCACAAAGGACGCCGATTTCGCCAGCATCTCTGGCGAGCTATCCAGCCCCAACACATCGCTGCCGGGCAGCGCGTCGGCCAGCCGCCGCGTTAATTCGCCTGTCCCGCAGCCCAGATCGATCACGCGCAAGCCCTCGCGCCGCTTTACCAACTGCAACAAATCAGCAAAGGGCGCAGACCGTTCTTTCTGAAACTGATGGTAGCGTTCGGGGTTCCAGGGCATGATAACAACTCCTTCTAAAATAATTCAGCAGTGGTCAGACCTTCGCAAACATTCTATACTCTTGAGTAGAGCCAGAAACAAGGAAGGCGGCGCGCTCTTTGGACAACCAGATCAGCAAAACTTCCACAACAGCCATCGCGCCAGCGCCAGCAAGCGAAGAAACGGCGCAAGCAACGGCGCATGTGCCGTATCTACGCGCCACGCTGGCGCTGTGTGTCGGCACGCTCACCCTGCTGCCATCGGTCTACTCACCGCAGCCGATCCTGCCGCTGCTTAGCCAGGATTTCCATATCAGCGCGGGCGTTGCTGGCCTCACTCTCACCGTCTTCAATGTGGCGCTGGCGACAGCTCTGCTGATCGCCGGGCCGCTCTCAGACCGCATCGGGCGGAGGCCCATCATCATCTTCGCCAGCCTGCTGGTCGTCATTCCTGCCCTGGTAGCCGCCTGGACGCCCACCTATGGCCTGCTGCTGGTGGCGCGAGTGGCGCAGGGCATCCTGACCTCTGGCATCGGGGCTGTCGCCATCGCCTATCTCGGCGACGAACTGCCGCCTGCGGAGCGCGGCAGCGCCATTGGCTGGTACGCGATGGCGCAGAGTTGGTCGGCGCTGCTGGGGCGCGTTGGCGGTGGTGTCATCGCGGGGCCGTTTGGCTGGCGCATCATGTTCGTCGCGCTGGGGCTGCTCTCGCTCGTTGGCGCGCTCATTCTCACGCTGGGCTTGCCGCAGGCGCGGCGCTTCCGTCCCAACGCAAATATGCGCGGCGCGTTCCGCCAGATGGCCGGGACGCTGCGCTCGCGCGTCCTCATCAGCGGTTATCTGGTCGGCTTCTTGCTGGGGACAGTACTGCTGGGCTTCCTCACCTATATCAGCTACTATCTCTCCGCGCCGCCGTTCAACCTGTCCACCACTGCGCTGGGACTGATCTTCCTGGCTTATGTCTTTGGACTCCTCGCGCCAGCGGCGGGCAAGCTCTCGACGCGCATCGGACGTCGGCCAGTCATCAGCCTCTGCCTGCTCATCATGGCCGCTGGCATTCTCCTTACGCTCGTTCAGTCGCTGCTCATCGTCATTCTGGGCGTGGTGCTGCTGGCGTTGGGCTTGATCTCCGCCTTTGGCGTCGCCAATGCCTATGTCAACGACAACGCTGCTGGCAGGCGCGGCGGCGCAACCGGCCTCTATCTCTTCGGCTGGTACATTGGCGGCGCTGCCGGAGCCTTCGCCCTGGGTCCGATCTGGACGCGCTATCACTGGCCGGGCGTCACGCTCGTCGCGCTGGGCATGATCGCCCTGAATCTGCTGGCGCTCTGGACGCTGGGGCGCGGCAAACCCGCCGCTGAGTTCAAGTGATATACTGCTTCCAGGCGAGGAGGAGGTGTATCTCGCGCCTTCATCGCAGATCGCGCCTTGAAACGAGAGACAGATATGCTGGCTTATTTCTTTACACACTGGCCGCTCGAATCAATCCCTTCGGAACACTACGAAGCAGCCCTGCGATCCTTTCATCAATCGCTCGCGGCGCACCCGCCACAGGGATTTCATCAATCCTGGGTGATAGCCGTCCAGGGGCTTCCCTGGGCAAATCGCGGCTTGGCCGCGTATGAAGACTGGTATCTCGTAGATGATTTTGCGGCGCTCGGTGTCGTCAACGAGGCTGCTGTCAGCGCCCCACACCAGGAGACGCATACAGCAGTTGCTCGTATGACAGGCGCCGGGAAAGGCGGCGTTTACGCCCTGGTACAAGGAGCCTGCGAGCCAGCACAGATTCGCTATGCAGCCTGGTTTGGGAAACCGGCAGGGATGACCTATGCCGCGTGCTTGCAGCAGCTTGCCACCATTACGAACCAACCCGGAGCCGCGCTCTGGCTGCGCCAGATGGTACTTGGCCCTGGCCTGGAGTTTTGCCTGCATACCGCGCACTCGCTCGCCTTGCCGGAAGCGTTTCAAGCCCTTCAGGTCGAAGTCAGGCAAGTCTAAACAAGACGCTTATGGCAAGCATGATGAGGAATTGTGAATGTCTACAGATCGCCCTTCATCGCAGCATACCCCTGATACCCTGCTTGACCGGTCCGTCGCGGAGTTGGGCCGCGCCCTGCGTGATGGCTCGCTTTCGCCAGTGGACCTGACCGAAGCCGCCTTGCGCCGCATCGAAGCCATTGATGGAGCGGTGCGCGCCTTTGTCACCGTCACCCGCAAGCGCGCTGTAGAGGATGCTCGCCGGGCCGAGCGCGAATTGCAGGCGGGACAGGATCGCGGGCCGCTGCATGGCATTCCGCTGGCCCTCAAAGACCTCGTTGCCACGCGCGGTATCCGCACCACCGCAAGCTCAAAGGTGTTAGCCGACTCTATCCCCGACGAAGATGCTGCCGTTACCGAGCGTCTGATGACAGAGGGGATGGTGCTGCTGGGCAAGACGAACACGCACGAATTCGCGTATGGAACCTTCACACGGCCCACCGCCAATCCCTGGGATTTGGAGCGCGTCCCTGGTGGCTCCAGTGGTGGCTCTGCCGCTGCCCTGGCGGCGCGGATGTGTACGCTCGCCATCGGCACCGACACCGGCGGCTCTATTCGCATCCCTGCCGCCTGCTGCGGCGTTACTGGCCTCAAGCCAACCTATGGGCTGGTCAGCGCCTATGGCGTCATCCCCCTAAGCTGGTCGCTCGACCACGTTGGCCCGATGGCCCGCTCTGTGGAAGACTGCGCCCTGATGT is a genomic window of Ktedonobacterales bacterium containing:
- a CDS encoding methyltransferase domain-containing protein, translated to MPWNPERYHQFQKERSAPFADLLQLVKRREGLRVIDLGCGTGELTRRLADALPGSDVLGLDSSPEMLAKSASFVRPGLRFELGAIEEAVGAGARAAGEWDLIFSNAAIHWVNDHQRLIPRLFSLLRPGGHLVVQLPSNYSHPTHTLISETVHEEPFAQALNGWSRPVPVLSIEEYAELLYAQGGEDLIVFEKIYPHVLQDADALVDWVSGTALVPYFERFSEEMQGRFLERYRQKLRQRFPSSPIFYGFRRTLFAATRPA
- a CDS encoding MFS transporter gives rise to the protein MDNQISKTSTTAIAPAPASEETAQATAHVPYLRATLALCVGTLTLLPSVYSPQPILPLLSQDFHISAGVAGLTLTVFNVALATALLIAGPLSDRIGRRPIIIFASLLVVIPALVAAWTPTYGLLLVARVAQGILTSGIGAVAIAYLGDELPPAERGSAIGWYAMAQSWSALLGRVGGGVIAGPFGWRIMFVALGLLSLVGALILTLGLPQARRFRPNANMRGAFRQMAGTLRSRVLISGYLVGFLLGTVLLGFLTYISYYLSAPPFNLSTTALGLIFLAYVFGLLAPAAGKLSTRIGRRPVISLCLLIMAAGILLTLVQSLLIVILGVVLLALGLISAFGVANAYVNDNAAGRRGGATGLYLFGWYIGGAAGAFALGPIWTRYHWPGVTLVALGMIALNLLALWTLGRGKPAAEFK